In one window of Helianthus annuus cultivar XRQ/B chromosome 17, HanXRQr2.0-SUNRISE, whole genome shotgun sequence DNA:
- the LOC110926395 gene encoding short-chain dehydrogenase TIC 32, chloroplastic-like, whose product MTWISIFTGKSGFAASSTAEDVTKGIDGTGLTAIVTGATSGIGLETARVLALRGVHVVMPVRNIASGEKAKESIAEKIPNAKLEVMELDVSSQESVRQFASQYCSKGLPLNILILNAGIMSPPFTLSKDNIELQFATNHLGNFLLTNLLLDTMKKTATESGKEGRIVILSSELHQTTYKEGIMFDKINDEKSYNAMYAYGQSKLANALHAKELTRRLQEEGVNITANSLHPGVINTNLLRHNGIFAIFFKVVQSFLKNIPQGAATTCYVAMHPQLKGVSGEYFADSNLKKASKYAQDPELAKKLWDFSEKLTQAK is encoded by the exons ATGACTTGGATTTCAATCTTCACCGGAAAATCTGGATTTGCTGCATCTTCTACAGCCGAAGATGTTACTAAAGGAATCGATGGAACTGGTCTCACAGCCATTGTTACTG GAGCTACAAGTGGTATCGGCTTAGAAACTGCGCGCGTGCTTGCTTTACGGGGAGTCCACGTCGTTATGCCGGTTAGAAATATTGCATCCGGTGAAAAAGCAAAAGAAAGCATTGCTGAAAAAATCCCCAATGCAAAACTTGAAGTGATGGAGTTAGATGTTAGCTCACAGGAATCTGTTAGACAATTTGCCTCGCAATATTGTTCCAAAGGACTTCCATTAAACATCTTGAT TCTGAATGCAGGGATTATGAGTCCTCCTTTCACTCTCAGCAAAGACAACATAGAATTGCAGTTTGCAACCAACCATCTTG GTAACTTTCTTTTGACAAACTTGTTATTGGATACTATGAAAAAGACCGCGACAGAAAGTGGGAAAGAGGGAAGGATTGTTATACTTTCCTCCGAGCTTCATCAAACGACATACAAAGAAGGAATTATGTTCGATAAAATCAATGACGAGAAGAG TTATAACGCGATGTATGCTTATGGGCAatcaaagcttgctaatgcattACATGCAAAGGAGCTCACTCGGCGTTTGCAGGAAGAGGGAGTCAATATAACTGCCAATTCATTGCACCCTGGAGTTATTAATACGAATCTACTACGCCACAATGGCATCTTCG CTATATTTTTTAAAGTGGTTCAGAGTTTCTTAAAGAACATCCCACAG GGAGCTGCAACAACATGCTATGTAGCAATGCACCCACAACTTAAGGGCGTTAGTGGGGAGTATTTTGCGGATAGCAACTTGAAGAAAGCAAGCAAATATGCACAAGATCCAGAACTAGCAAAGAAACTGTGGGATTTCAGTGAGAAGTTGACCCAAGCCAAGTGA